Proteins found in one Arachis stenosperma cultivar V10309 chromosome 8, arast.V10309.gnm1.PFL2, whole genome shotgun sequence genomic segment:
- the LOC130944382 gene encoding uncharacterized protein LOC130944382 has translation MAEISGEVCGEEDFPNVKVEHQETFLGHTSPISRCCFSASGNTIASASLDGTVRYDSSTPVSRNATIYCGMEILSLDWECKSDRLLLIGTSDGCIKAWNVDAKRVVCDLNTTQAFPSVFDIKCSPVEPIFVSAAGSGGAGSNYFDNLGFASLTVWNMKMWKPMTVLPLGEDPPAITSLCFNHNGKILAASAVDGMIHMFGIWCTKL, from the exons ATGGCAGAAATCAGTGGAGAAGTTTGTGGTGAAGAAGATTTTCCTAATGTCAAAGTAGAGCACCAG GAGACGTTCTTGGGGCACACTAGTCCAATCAGCCGATGTTGCTTCTCTGCTTCCGGGAACACTATCGCTAGTGCTTCTCTAGATGGAACTGTTAG ATATGATTCATCAACTCCGGTGTCTAGAAATGCAACCATATATTGTGGCATGGAAATTTTGTCTCTTGACTGGGAATGTAAATCTGACCGCTTG CTGTTAATAGGTACATCAGATGGGTGTATTAAGGCATGGAATGTAGATGCAAAGAGAGTTGTTTGTGATCTCAATACAACTCAAGCATTTCCAAG TGTCTTTGACATAAAGTGCAGTCCTGTGGAACCTATTTTTGTGTCTGCAGCAGGATCTGGAGG TGCTGGTTCCAATTATTTTGACAACCTGGGTTTTGCTTCTCTCACTGTGTGGAACATGAAGATGTGGAAACCCATG ACAGTCCTTCCTCTTGGAGAAGATCCACCAGCTATTACTTCTCTATGCTTTAATCACAATGGAAAGATTTTAGCTGCTTCTGCTGTTGATGGAATGATCCACATGTTTGgtatctggtgcacgaaattgtga